Proteins from a genomic interval of Stenotrophomonas sp. 24(2023):
- a CDS encoding DUF885 domain-containing protein: MRPHLLALALVAALAGCQPANAPTSDATPAAGQQAGDPAADTAFADLSKRALDTWMQLSPVSATQIGDHRYDSEIDDLSAAGQQKTVAAYKALLGELGKIDVAKLGRENQVDAAILRNQLEQEIWTAEVLQSGKWDPQVYNGIAGSALYGLMAREFAPLPERLKSATARMEKIPAIFAQARANLDPARVPKIHAETVAKQNKGILSIVETFITPHIGELPQADQQRLQAAIDGLKKAVDEQQQWLDTTLVPNAKGDFRIGAEKYDQKLKFALNSSLSRQEIGERARAELKRVRADMYGIAQTVLKDKPGAPPMPAQPTDEQQQKAIEAALELAYADKPARDKVVDDAKAALEQSTAFVREHDLVTLPDAPVDIILMPEFQRGVAVAYCDSPGPLDKNLKTFYAVSPIPDDWNDKQVDSFLREYNSRMIHLLSIHEGTPGHYLEGWHSAKFPSTLRAVLRSGLFAEGWAVYTERMMQEQGYLNNDPLFHLVQLKFYLRTISNAILDQGVHVDNWSREQAMHLMTHDAFQQESEAAGKWVRAQLTSAQLPTYFVGAQEHFDTRKAMQDKLGDAFNLKAYHDQMLSYGAPPVRFARQLMLDQPIQ, translated from the coding sequence GGCCAACGCCCCGACATCCGACGCCACTCCCGCCGCTGGCCAGCAGGCCGGTGACCCGGCGGCCGATACGGCTTTTGCCGACCTGTCCAAGCGCGCGCTGGACACCTGGATGCAGCTGTCCCCGGTCAGCGCCACGCAGATCGGCGACCACCGCTACGACAGCGAGATCGACGACCTCAGCGCCGCCGGCCAGCAGAAGACGGTCGCCGCCTACAAGGCGCTGCTGGGCGAACTGGGCAAGATCGACGTGGCCAAGCTGGGCCGCGAGAACCAGGTGGACGCCGCCATCCTGCGCAACCAGCTGGAGCAGGAAATCTGGACCGCCGAGGTCCTGCAGTCCGGCAAATGGGACCCGCAGGTCTACAACGGCATCGCCGGCAGTGCGCTGTACGGCCTGATGGCGCGCGAATTCGCACCGCTGCCCGAGCGCCTGAAGTCGGCCACCGCACGCATGGAGAAGATCCCGGCGATCTTCGCCCAGGCCCGCGCCAACCTGGACCCGGCCCGCGTGCCGAAGATCCACGCCGAGACGGTGGCCAAGCAGAACAAGGGCATCCTCAGCATCGTCGAGACCTTCATCACCCCGCACATCGGTGAACTGCCGCAGGCCGACCAGCAGCGCCTGCAGGCCGCCATCGATGGCCTGAAGAAGGCCGTGGACGAACAGCAGCAGTGGCTGGACACGACCCTGGTGCCCAACGCCAAGGGCGATTTCCGCATCGGCGCGGAAAAGTACGACCAGAAGCTGAAGTTCGCGCTCAATTCCTCGCTGTCGCGCCAGGAGATCGGCGAGCGTGCCCGTGCCGAACTCAAGCGCGTGCGCGCCGACATGTACGGTATCGCGCAGACCGTGCTGAAGGACAAGCCGGGTGCCCCGCCGATGCCGGCGCAGCCGACCGACGAGCAGCAGCAGAAGGCGATCGAGGCCGCACTGGAACTGGCCTACGCCGACAAGCCGGCACGCGACAAGGTGGTCGACGATGCCAAGGCCGCACTGGAACAGTCCACCGCCTTCGTGCGCGAGCATGACCTGGTGACCCTGCCCGACGCGCCGGTGGACATCATCCTGATGCCCGAATTCCAGCGTGGCGTGGCCGTGGCCTACTGCGATTCGCCGGGCCCGCTGGACAAGAACCTGAAGACCTTCTACGCCGTTTCGCCGATTCCGGATGACTGGAACGACAAGCAGGTCGATTCGTTCCTGCGCGAATACAACTCGCGCATGATCCACCTGCTGAGCATCCACGAAGGCACCCCGGGCCACTACCTGGAGGGCTGGCACTCGGCCAAGTTCCCCTCCACGCTGCGCGCCGTGCTGCGTTCGGGCCTGTTCGCCGAAGGCTGGGCGGTCTACACCGAGCGGATGATGCAGGAGCAGGGCTACCTCAACAACGATCCGCTGTTCCACCTGGTGCAGCTGAAGTTCTACCTGCGCACCATTTCCAACGCGATCCTGGACCAGGGCGTGCACGTGGACAACTGGAGCCGCGAACAGGCCATGCACCTGATGACCCACGATGCGTTCCAGCAGGAAAGCGAAGCGGCCGGCAAGTGGGTGCGCGCGCAGCTGACCTCCGCGCAGCTGCCGACCTACTTCGTGGGCGCGCAGGAACACTTCGACACCCGCAAGGCCATGCAGGACAAGCTGGGCGACGCGTTCAACCTGAAGGCCTACCACGACCAGATGCTGTCCTACGGCGCACCGCCGGTGCGCTTCGCACGCCAGCTGATGCTCGACCAGCCGATCCAGTAA